Proteins from a single region of Acidianus infernus:
- the cas6 gene encoding CRISPR system precrRNA processing endoribonuclease RAMP protein Cas6, translated as MFSSYTLTVKMKYERNGNNKFNNFTGKISKIVVLTELPELEVLFRPTKGFFKPIHVSPPINKEAVYPYYERGVLKEVPLDGEYKIRVGLPNELSKGFEEKVKGDLGVRTRIKVEGGLLEFVIERIEKDTFNFGNKVKLCFSPTLLANPFITNRDYRKFFPSPSAVFWIPYALMKNKNNLTPQELAEIESRITESWKTRIKTIWIPYDNGKEPVMIGKVEYRLLKNDDETRKLVETALIIGVGSSRASGFGHVELC; from the coding sequence ATGTTCTCCAGTTATACCCTCACCGTTAAGATGAAATACGAAAGAAATGGGAACAACAAATTCAATAATTTTACTGGAAAAATAAGTAAGATAGTAGTCCTAACCGAGCTCCCAGAACTAGAGGTCTTGTTTAGACCCACAAAGGGGTTTTTTAAGCCAATCCACGTCTCTCCCCCAATCAACAAGGAGGCCGTATACCCTTACTACGAGAGGGGGGTACTGAAAGAGGTTCCACTAGATGGTGAGTACAAGATAAGGGTTGGTTTACCCAACGAGTTGTCCAAAGGGTTTGAGGAAAAGGTAAAGGGCGACTTGGGAGTTAGGACTAGGATAAAGGTCGAGGGAGGGCTATTGGAGTTCGTCATTGAGAGGATAGAAAAGGACACGTTCAACTTTGGGAACAAGGTAAAGCTGTGTTTTTCTCCAACGCTTCTGGCAAACCCCTTCATAACTAATAGGGACTATAGGAAGTTCTTCCCTTCACCTTCTGCAGTCTTTTGGATCCCTTACGCCCTCATGAAGAATAAGAACAACTTAACACCTCAAGAGCTAGCTGAGATAGAGAGTAGGATTACTGAAAGCTGGAAGACTAGGATAAAGACGATCTGGATACCATACGACAATGGGAAGGAGCCAGTGATGATAGGTAAAGTCGAATACAGGCTGTTAAAGAACGACGATGAGACTAGAAAATTAGTGGAGACAGCGCTAATCATAGGGGTTGGGTCTTCTAGGGCTAGTGGTTTTGGTCACGTGGAGCTCTGCTAA